GACAACAGAAAAATGGTAGATATCAATTGCATTATCCTGCCAAGGAGCAACCCCGCTATTGGAAATATCAGTTCCTCGAAATTCCTTACTCTTTCCAGGTATACTTTTTCCAATATAATATAGCCAGAAAAAGCAAATAAAGCCCCTGATAAAAGAATACCATAAAAGCCCCCTTTGCCATAGCTGGTGAAAAAATGTATTATTTCCTGGCCGGATGCAAAGCCTGCACCAATTATTACTGCTAAATACACGCTTGATACTTTAATTATGTTCCTTATTTCTCCCCTCAAAAAAACGACTCCGTCATAGCATTTATCCCTTATAATACTATGACGGAGTAATCACCTTAATTACTTTAAACACAACAGCTGCTCTAACGTAATAAATCCTCCAATACAAAGGAACATTTGTCATGGTTTTACTGGCTCTTATTTATTGCTTCCATTAACTTCGTGTAAGATTCCCTTACTCCCTCGGGTTCATCAAATTTCTTCTTTTCAACGAGTATGCCGCTATACTTTCCATTTCTCATTACGTAGTAGTAACGGTCATCTTTTGGTATAAACTCCACTTTCATAACCTTAGGTTCAATCTTCCTGTAATAAGTGAAAGTTATTTCGGGTTCTCCCACAGGTGTTGCACCAGGTTCCACTTCACTCAAGGTTACTCCTATTAGAGATTGATAATATGTCCTGAAGGGTTGTTTATCATTTTCATCTTTCATGCTGGCATCTTTACCGTTCACAAAGAACTTGTCCTTGTCTGTATCCTTTTCAGGATCCGTTTGCAACTCGCAGTCCAGTGTGTAGCCATCCATTTCTACAACTATTCTTTCTACATCCCATATATTTGTTATATAGGCAAATACTTCTACAATCTCCTTGAGCGGTTTATCCAGGAAAGTAAAAGCTTCAGTAGAAATTGTACAAACCTCATTTCCACCTTCAAGCATCACATATATTTTCGAGTTCTCCTTACTTTCCTGTCCCATAAGAAGCCGGTTTTTCCCTTCTGAAGTTTCAAACTCCAAAACATAGGATGGTTTTGCAAGCCCATACTTTTCAAGGTCTGACGGATTCTCCTCAACATACTCAATAACTGTTGCCTGGGTTATTGCATCAAGCATTGGAGATAATGCACTAACATTTACATTCCCCTCTATAGGTGATGTCATTGTCCAGTCAGAGTCTTTATCAGGTCTTTCAGCCCGAAAAACCAATGAGCCTTTTCTTTCCATGGACACTTTGATTATATCGTCAGATTCCACAGTAAACAGCGCTTTATCCCGTATATCATTTCTTTTTACTTTTACTTTATCTATTGTGTAAGTGTCAGTGGTATATACCTTGTTACTATCCTTCTTCTTTACATAATATGCTCCCTTTGTAGGGGTAAGGCTGCCGATTTCCAGTGTCTCAACCGTCCCGTCTTTCATTTTTGCAGATACGACAACGGGTTTATCGAGCCCATACTGTGCAAGGTCTGTTGCATTTTCTTCTATAACCTTTTCAACAAATATCGAGGAGAAGTTTATGGCCACACTATTTAGTTTGCTTTTATCATACCTTATACCTTCAGGGTAAACAAGTTCCCACTCATTTTCATTTTCATTCTTTACAAATACCAGCTTTTCTCCCTCGTTTTCTATGGTTATCTCTGCCATTTCCAGTGTATCCAAATCAATAATCTTATCAAAGTTTCTTGTGTCGGATGACGATTTACTGTTTTTGTAGTTAGTGACAAATAGATAGACCCCGAACAACAAAACAAACACAATTAAAACAATTATAGTGTTTCTGTACCTTCTCATAGATGCCTCCTCCTTAAATATACAAAAGTACCTAACCCAAGGATTATGAGGGGGAGTACAACTACAACAATAATTCCCATGTAGTTTGCCTGTTCGGCTGTAATATTAATATACTGACTTGTGTAACTTTTGGGTGCTATAATTACATCATCTTTTGCTTCACGCATCCAACCAACTATTTCAAGAAAGAATACCAAGCTGTTACTGAAATAAGGTCCAAGGGTGTCAGCTGCACTATCTTCAAGGAAAGAGCTATTTCCTATTACAGCTATTTTTGAAGGCTTCTGCCAGCCTGTATGCTCGACAGCAACTGCAACATCCAGTGGTCCGGTTATATCATTGCCCCTTGTCTTGTCAACCTGCTCTCCTACAGCCAAACTGCTTGTTTTTGCAAGGGGTATTACGTCAATATATTCCTTTACATTTTTTAGTATATTTATACTTCTTGAATTTCCCAATAGTATGTTAAAGCTCTGGGACATTACTTTGTTACTGCTTACATTCATCAAAACTACATAGGGGTTTTGGGGCCAATGCCGTCTTTCGTCATTTTCCTTTACCTTATCATAATTCAACCCCAGGTTATAATCCATTAAAATATTTTCAAACTGGGGAAACTGCGGATCGAGTTCCAGGTAGTCAAACATAAATATCGCTTTTCCGCCATTTTTAAGGTACTCTTTTATTTTATCTTTCTCGCTTATAGTCAAATCCTTTTTGGGAGATGCTACCACCAGGATCTCAGCATCTTCAGGCACTTTTTCTTCTATAACGAGATTAATGGGCTTTATATCAAAATTATTATTTACCAATTGATCTCTGAGTGAAGAAAAATTGCTATCTATATCCTTTTCGTCATGTCCTGTAGTAAAATATATTGTAGGTGTAATTTCGG
Above is a genomic segment from Bacillota bacterium containing:
- a CDS encoding DUF4340 domain-containing protein, whose amino-acid sequence is MRRYRNTIIVLIVFVLLFGVYLFVTNYKNSKSSSDTRNFDKIIDLDTLEMAEITIENEGEKLVFVKNENENEWELVYPEGIRYDKSKLNSVAINFSSIFVEKVIEENATDLAQYGLDKPVVVSAKMKDGTVETLEIGSLTPTKGAYYVKKKDSNKVYTTDTYTIDKVKVKRNDIRDKALFTVESDDIIKVSMERKGSLVFRAERPDKDSDWTMTSPIEGNVNVSALSPMLDAITQATVIEYVEENPSDLEKYGLAKPSYVLEFETSEGKNRLLMGQESKENSKIYVMLEGGNEVCTISTEAFTFLDKPLKEIVEVFAYITNIWDVERIVVEMDGYTLDCELQTDPEKDTDKDKFFVNGKDASMKDENDKQPFRTYYQSLIGVTLSEVEPGATPVGEPEITFTYYRKIEPKVMKVEFIPKDDRYYYVMRNGKYSGILVEKKKFDEPEGVRESYTKLMEAINKSQ
- a CDS encoding Gldg family protein; this encodes MRKIEWTNSIKKTFNKIIKSRTFKYGTNSIILIAAVVAIAIVLNVLVDMAQVKWDLTPNKLYSIGDTTKKILKELDKDVIIYGLFDESRISSSSQDKEFVDLLEQYAKYPHVTVKYVDPDKNPGILKEIDPDNILKDVSKSVFVVKSGKKLKSLSYYDLFSTYFDQSTFQTRITGSIAEQGFTGAIKYVTSEITPTIYFTTGHDEKDIDSNFSSLRDQLVNNNFDIKPINLVIEEKVPEDAEILVVASPKKDLTISEKDKIKEYLKNGGKAIFMFDYLELDPQFPQFENILMDYNLGLNYDKVKENDERRHWPQNPYVVLMNVSSNKVMSQSFNILLGNSRSINILKNVKEYIDVIPLAKTSSLAVGEQVDKTRGNDITGPLDVAVAVEHTGWQKPSKIAVIGNSSFLEDSAADTLGPYFSNSLVFFLEIVGWMREAKDDVIIAPKSYTSQYINITAEQANYMGIIVVVVLPLIILGLGTFVYLRRRHL